In Candidatus Methanomethylophilus alvi Mx1201, a genomic segment contains:
- the aspS gene encoding aspartate--tRNA ligase, producing the protein MRRTNTCGELRSSDIGKKVCLEGWVRFSRDHGGVAFIDLADRYGITQVVFDPEDLPAGADSEGIQKTMATFSRESCVLIEGTVRARVEGTAVETNPTGEIEVLITHAELLSKSKLPPFEIGDQKEGVLPDEDTRMKYRYLDLRRTDMIRTMEFRSKLVHLARVYLESKGFLEIETPILGRSTPEGARDYIIPSRVHPGTFYALPQSPQQFKQMLMVGGMDRYYQVARCFRDEDSRKDRQPEFTQLDIEMSFVDSKDIQDMIEGMVAYMWKGLYGTELKTPFPHIGYRDAMERFGSDKPDMRYGLEFVKLTDVVRDVPYKIFQSILAENGIVAGICIKKEMGEVGRNEVDRYIQYAKKVGLGGLTWMRCENGVLTSNITKYFTPEILENIKKTMGAEEGDLVFLIAGPWKATYEGGGFLRKKIAEDLGLVPENEFMFFWMDQNPMFEIDPVSGKRDAFHHPFVLPTGDLDDPECGGACFDLCLNGNELGSGSERIHDAETQIEVFHKLGLSDEKIQARFDYFVEALSYGAPPHGGIAIGIDRLVAILLNKDTIREVIAFPKNKKAVSLLDGSPSPVDDEKLQELQIISLAGDDLDISDAEEFNPDNL; encoded by the coding sequence CCTTGCCGACAGGTACGGCATAACCCAGGTCGTATTCGATCCAGAGGATCTTCCCGCAGGGGCGGACAGCGAAGGGATCCAGAAGACCATGGCCACATTCTCGCGCGAATCCTGTGTGCTCATAGAGGGTACCGTGAGGGCGAGGGTCGAGGGCACGGCCGTGGAGACCAACCCGACCGGGGAGATAGAAGTACTCATCACGCATGCGGAACTGCTTTCCAAATCCAAGCTTCCGCCTTTCGAGATCGGGGATCAGAAGGAAGGAGTCCTTCCGGACGAGGACACCCGTATGAAATACAGGTATCTCGACCTCCGCAGGACCGATATGATCCGCACCATGGAGTTCAGGAGCAAACTAGTCCACCTGGCCCGTGTCTACTTGGAGTCCAAAGGGTTCCTGGAGATCGAGACCCCCATCCTCGGGAGGTCCACCCCCGAGGGTGCCAGGGACTATATCATCCCCTCCCGTGTACATCCCGGTACCTTCTATGCCCTCCCCCAGTCCCCCCAGCAGTTCAAACAGATGCTGATGGTGGGCGGAATGGACCGCTACTACCAGGTGGCCAGATGTTTCCGTGACGAGGACTCCCGTAAGGACAGGCAGCCCGAGTTCACCCAGCTGGATATCGAGATGTCATTCGTCGACAGCAAGGATATCCAGGATATGATCGAGGGAATGGTCGCCTATATGTGGAAGGGACTCTACGGCACCGAGCTGAAGACACCCTTCCCGCACATCGGATACCGCGATGCCATGGAGAGGTTCGGATCCGACAAGCCTGACATGAGGTACGGACTCGAGTTCGTTAAGCTCACCGACGTCGTCAGGGACGTCCCGTACAAGATCTTCCAGAGCATCCTCGCCGAGAACGGCATCGTGGCCGGTATCTGCATAAAGAAGGAGATGGGAGAGGTCGGAAGGAACGAGGTCGACCGTTATATCCAGTATGCGAAGAAAGTGGGGCTGGGAGGCCTCACCTGGATGAGGTGCGAGAACGGTGTCCTCACCAGCAACATCACCAAATACTTCACCCCCGAGATCCTCGAGAACATAAAGAAGACCATGGGTGCGGAGGAGGGCGACCTCGTCTTCCTCATAGCCGGACCGTGGAAGGCCACGTACGAGGGCGGAGGGTTCCTCAGGAAGAAGATCGCAGAGGATCTGGGTCTCGTCCCCGAGAACGAGTTCATGTTCTTCTGGATGGATCAGAACCCCATGTTCGAGATCGATCCCGTATCCGGCAAGCGCGATGCGTTCCATCACCCGTTCGTCCTGCCTACCGGCGACCTCGACGACCCCGAGTGCGGCGGAGCCTGCTTCGACCTGTGTCTTAACGGGAACGAGCTCGGGTCCGGTTCCGAGCGTATCCACGATGCGGAGACCCAGATCGAGGTGTTCCATAAGCTCGGTCTCTCCGATGAGAAGATCCAGGCCAGGTTCGATTATTTTGTCGAGGCCCTGTCCTACGGCGCCCCTCCCCACGGAGGTATCGCCATCGGTATCGACAGGCTGGTCGCCATCCTCCTCAACAAGGATACGATCAGAGAGGTCATCGCCTTCCCGAAGAACAAGAAGGCGGTATCGTTGCTCGACGGATCCCCGTCGCCCGTGGACGATGAGAAGCTCCAGGAGCTGCAGATCATCTCTCTTGCCGGTGACGACCTCGACATATCGGATGCCGAAGAGTTCAACCCCGACAACCTTTGA